From the Cydia splendana chromosome 6, ilCydSple1.2, whole genome shotgun sequence genome, the window ggatattactgcaatattctgccgccagagtgcagcactaccgactcagtaaatacatagactaacttatacatactgtgccttaaactgttttttgacaagttttcacagacaataaaatatgacattgatgcatcaaggcggtttgttaacaagggcctaccggtaaacgcgaaaatcgaaatttagttatctgcctctttatcgctcgaatatgcaagagtgatagagagattagacaacgaaatttcgattttcttgtttcgcggtaggccatgtgaatgacgtgacgtgtgatgtgtcaatgtggtctgtttactgtatgtgccacaaaggtgccacctacgcagagctttgcctaatattccctattacatGTAATTATAATTGCTGTGGAAAGATCCTAGATCTGGATCACAGGAAACTATTAGATATAGACAGCGCTCGACATATCGTTGTGTATAGCCTGTCcgcttttctaagatcaagtatgCCATAGTAATACTTACTATGGCCAACTATGGCGAACTTAATCTTGTAAACTGGACAGTCTATAACACATCGGAAGAGGCCTCTGTCTATCAGTGAACGATtttcggctgatatgatgatgacgaCTGAGAAAACGCGTTTCGAATAATGGTGTGTGGTATAAATTCGCATTTCCCTGATTTGTTTACTTCCCTGATTTGTTTACGGACGTGCTTCCTGAAACGGGtgcaaaacttttttttgataaatcTAGTGAAATACGAGTATTCCGCCCGTTTGGCATCAAAATGCTGAGCACGGAGGGACATTATGAATTTCGACGCGAGCATTCAAAATGCCGTAAGTACACGTTTTTTTTCCGTCATGTATTCGtacttaatttttataaataatggtggAGAACATTCGGGTGTTTTTTCTATCTTTCGGCCCGTGCAGTTTTAGTAAGGAATGTGTGTACGTGTATACTATGCGTGCGTGGGGGCGATCTTGTGAAGACGCAATACAATTGCCGAAGTCCACGCAAAGCGATAATAAACAGaatgaaataaacatttattaaataactgtacAAAATATTGATCAAATTACTTAAAAGTACGTAATGTTGATATGATATTTGTCGACATTTAGCCGAATGATTTCGCCCTGACTGCAAGCGTTGTGACCTAGATTAAGTACCTAGAATGAAAATACATGAGGTTTTcgacatatttattaaagtagtaattttattgtaataacTATATTTTCATATTATTCCAATACCTGTATTCAGTTAAGTTTTGAAGAAAAATCTGTTATAGCCTTGGAgatataaatttttaattataccACGTATCCCAAAactcaacgataagctggcaccagaagatggacctgctcatgactactcgaggaaaaaaaatatctcaatttattatggaattacaaaaaaaatgaaagtcGACACCCCTAGTTGTATTTTTAACGAAcatgtctacaatttttcaatttttctttttcaatttttgtttattttttttcctggagtagtcatgagcaggtccatcttttggtgccagcttatcgttgaattttggaaCACGTTGTATACCTACAGCGGAAACTCCACATAACGTCACTCGAAATAACGATTTACTCGGTATAACGTCGACAATTGTTGGCTATAGTTGCTTTACTTCCATGTTACTTTCTCTCTATATAAAGAAAACTCTCCATAGCGTCAAAAAACGTCTGGTCCCTTGAGTGCCGCTATATAGAGTTTACcctgtatttgtattttttacaatgttcaCTCATAATAATCGTAGTCTTCCAGGCTATCGGGTGTTTTTTCGCAAATAAAAGGTCTAACCATTTCACACTTCGTGTTAGCCAGAAGGCCGTCCCTAAATACAGTTCCACAGGGCCGGTTTAAGTTTGCCGTCGTCTCTGCTGACGGGTAACCGTTTACCCACTTATCGTAACCTGCGGCTCTGAGGGTTTCTCCTGTAACCAAACATACAAAGTAAGTAGCTGTAAGTAGTTGAGCAGTAAACATggaaataaaatattcaaatttacCGAATTATAGGTACAGTCGGTTCGAAACTGATAAATCCACTTTTCTGTGCAATTAGCATGGCAAAGTTAACTTAAGTTAGGGCACTTGGGCACAAAATGTTATTAAGAAGAATAAGCGagacatatatatttatttttccaagGCCAGGAGAAACAATATGACTCGCCGCTCATCCTTAAAGAAAAGGTTATTTAAAAGTTAGCACAGTTAGCACATTCGGTATGCACCTAGCATATAATTTTGTACGCATACCTCCACGTGGGGAAGTATTTTACAACTGGGAGAATTAGAAAACTGTGAATAATTTTGTATTCTAAATATCTTACCGTGAATAGTGAGCCATAATCCTCGCCGGCCCCAATCAGATACTCCCACATGCGCCATAGACTTTTCAAAGTTTCCTGGCATGGCGCTGTCAGGATTTTTGCCGTACAAATCCCTAATTACTGAAGCTTCCTCGTTACTATTAATGATGGCAAGGTATCCACCCTCCCCGGAGCAAGCAGCAAAGGCCTCAGTCCAGTTTTGGGGGAAACGGTGGAACTTGTAGCAGCTGCCAGTTTTTAAATTCAAAGCGTATTCTGTGTAATGAgattaaaatgacaaaatatacaAAAAGTGAATTTGAAGCGACTATATGAAAAAACGTTCCCCACAATCATATtttgtcgcgcgagtgactaaaaacaagtgagtctaaccgtaaaattatttaacGTTTTCCACAATTTATCTGGCAAAAGACAAAAGGGTTCGGTGAGAGAGAGTTATGTTGGGCAGTGGACTAAGGTAGATAATGAAATGACAATTACCAAAtaaacttttaaatatttttagactGCGCTGGAAATAAGTTTGATCATTTTGGAGAAGTACGAGTAGGAGTGACAAAttgtgtaaataattaaattaaataataggtacctaccagaATCAATGGTCCCGCAGGCATTAGTAACCAGCTTAGTTTTTTTCTTGTAGCAAAGGAAAGGGTAGATGCCAGTACAGTCCACATCAGCAAGGGTGCCATTGTGAAACATAGCGAGGCAGTTCTCTTTGTCCCCAAAATTGTCAGGTTCCCCAGGAGCCCAAGTCACGTTGATTTTCGAGAGGGGGGTACCTGAAAGTGTAATCTAGTTAATACTGTTAAGCGGAGGGTCTCGTGGCTGGTTCAGTAGATGGGCGAAGAAGAGAAAGCCGTCTTGATggtcacaatatatattttaataatcaaAAGCCGGCGACTTAGACGCCTTCATCAGtaactggccggaaaaagcACAACAACGGGAGTAgtggaaatcaaggggagaggtctttgcccagcagtgggagactaagaaaaataaaatcaaaagcGCAATAATACGTAGGTGAAATTGATGTGTACCTATATTAAGCGGTTCACATGGTAACCGAATCGGAATGAATGCATGAATGAATGACTTATACTACTGTTGGAGTTGCGAACAAATAGGTACAGCAGCCCCTGAACTACAATCGAATCATAATAATTGGctccattcatttattattagGGCTTCTTTCCATTCTGATTACCCGGGAGAAAATGGTAAATAATATGTTTCGTCCCACTCCGATAATTTGTCTTATTCTTACAAGAAGTAAGTAagtctaataaaaaaaagagcaattctcaaaaagtttgcacatttcgatcacatcttagatttctataataaattggtatgctgggaaagtacatgaagctgaacaacttccaccatatttcccaaaatgtcccagaaagttatTATAAAACTTTCCTGTTTTCTTACCAGATTTCCTTAcacatttggtaacaaaaaaggaatgtttcttagaaactttcagggacattttgggaaatgtggtggaagttgttcagcttcgtATACTCTACCAGGATACCAGTTTTTAtaaaaatctaagatgtgatcaaaaaatacaaactttttgagaattgctcaaAAATGTCACATTGTTTAGTGGTATATTCGCGGATGCGCGCGGATTAAATTTCTGCTGAGTAACTATTCACAATGAGAATACTTCACGAAATCGGTGTACATACACTGTTATCGGGGGAACCGCCTGGACATCTCTGCAGATATAAAGACTTATCTTCTTCGAAATTAACATAATCtagggtaaataaataatacgagTTCTACCTTAggcataaataattttatgcataGGGTGGCATTAATACTCAGTTCAAATTACAAGCCTTTGGCAGGTAGCAGCATTATTTTCTTACGTTCATTGGGTTACGTACAAGGAGGGAAAATAACCATTTCTAATTTATACTATACGAACCTTCAATAGTGTAATAGTCTCCTTTAGAAAACGTAGCATGGATTCCTGTGTATATGGCGAAGGAATTCTGCAGATTGGCTGACAGTGACTTCATAGTATTGTTAAGATTCTCAGTTTCGGGAGAAGCAAGGACGGCACCTAAAATCATTAAGCATTCTCGAAATTACTCATATTATTAGAGCTCCGCACAAAACTGTTCGCGGAGCTCTTATGgaatcacttcggtcttgtaaatcggttaaatgcgtttttaatGATACAAGTTTTGAGTACCTAACCAATGTTTATTTTCAGTTCAAGTTAATGCTAGTCATAGACTCAAGAAGCTGAAATACAGACGTGGATGCGTATCTTTTTCTGACCACTGTAAAGTATacattattatacctaactaaatTTTGGTCAATTGTTAGATGACtgcctttttaaaaatcaaGGCAGTGGTATTGAACGTAAAGCAAACTTATGAGAGACCCTCTATCTTTACCAGCCTTATAACCGGTAAATAGTTTtgcatttaataattttaatcaaGTCTTTCAAACCACATTTGTCTTAGGTGATTTAATAAATGGAACTTGTTCAATTCAGTAGACAGgtacggtcgaaagtattaatttatggcccatttcgtaccttgtcatagtgatcaatacgagtaggtatgaaagtctctagagacctcatactattgtcacagtgacaaggtAAAAAATGGGtcataacataaattaaaacttttgacTGTACTACGTACCTTCACGAaagcattttaaccatgcattaTTCCAAGTAGCAGGCACCTCATGCAGCTTGAGCCACCCCGCAGCCTCCGGGTAGTAAGAATAGTCATTGCGAAACTTTCTGCCATCTAGAAATAGAGAAAGAATAGTCATTATGTCATTAAGATTCACGAACCCGCCGCCGAAAATAGAGCGGGGGGGGggcgtaaagttttatgaataagggggtaaaaataggccagtaacgcgtttatgaataacgccattactctctttaatttatttctattagagatgtagtgcataattgttttccttcgtattttctcggaaccGTTCGTATTGGTCATGTCATGCTAGTCAAATTGTATGGCAGCCGCTAGGTCCGTGTGACTCGTAATGGCGGCTTTTATAGATATAAATTTATATAGAATTTCAAAGTTAGGTGCTCTTCTTAATTAAGTCAAGTGCTCGACTCGTTTTGACCTGATAACGCTTTCAGCATCTGTAGACTAAAATTGACTTTCAATATAACGTTATTATGCACCATATATTATAACTTTGGTACCGAtctataattaggtacctatgttaaaaTACATCGTTTATTAAATAATGCtctatttgaaataaatacaaaagAAACTTGTAAAATTTGAagaattttttttctaatcGTCAAATAAACCAGTCACTCACCGGTTCCATGCAGCAAAAATAGCAAGCACAAGTTGACAATAATAAACACTTTCATATTTACTACTGACCTACACATTAGTGTTGACATGAAATGAAGACACAAACTGACCCTTTCACAGAAACTTATTGAAGTCTAACTGATTTGGTAAATGTTGATGTGATGCCCATTATATACTGATGCGATTCGGAGAAGTTTTTCCCCTTATCACTGACTGACTGTTTATACTCACTTATATTTCAAGGTTGATACAGATGACATTTGGAAGTAGGGTAAACTCACCAGTAACGGCCACTTACGAGACTGTAAGTTCAAGTTCAATTTGTCTGTACTTAATTATGatacttatttcttactttTGTGATAGTcatttataaaaggtatattctTATGTTTATTCCTCTAGAGAAATTTATAAATGCAATCAATTTTGGTTGAAATATTTTTGTGAAACTTAACGGCTATTTCCAAATCATTAACTGGCTACGTGAACTAACTAGTATTTCAACGCTTGGAATAATTTGACTTATAATTTCAACACAAAGTACGAACTAAAATATGAAGAAGACCCACATTAAgtactttaaatttaaaaagcTCATACAAATTAACATTATATCAATTTCTACTTACAACACGAAGGCTAATAAAtcctttaaataaaatcaaaagaTTACGATTAACCTTGTTTTATCGTAAAGTAACATATTCTGCTTTTGTGCTTATTCACTTCCAATAACCTTGTTCATTATTTTTCGTCAGCCTCTTCAtgagaaataatttaatttgttctaatacttctaatagccTCTTCATGCTTGTTTAAAGTGCTATGAttcttattttcaaaattgaacACTATTTTCGGTACTTTAAATTGCTTTCTAAGCTCCCCGAATGAATCCTCCACACTTCTAGACTAATTAAAAGGCATTAAGTATCTGTAGATTCTCTGTAACACGGGCGTTTGTTATTATCAAATACGTAAAAAAGAATATTAAAATTCCCTATCTACTGGCCACGGACCATCTCCAATGTTAAACTGTGGGAACTGACTGGCCAAAACCCTTTAGCTAAGGAGATACTTCTGCGGAAATGGCGCTGGATAGGACATGTTTTACGAAGGCCAAACAATCACCTATCCAAGCAAGGGCTGACCTGGAAAATTCCCGGAAAAAGAGGACAAGGTCGCCCACGTACCACCTGGAGGCGCACAGTGGAAAAAGAGGCGGCATCAGTTGGCCTCGGCTGGGCGGAGCTGGAAGAGGCCGCGCTGGACCGCGAagaatggaaatcccttctgagagccctatgtccctgatgagggataacaggatatcatcatcaAATCACCGTTCGCGTCAACGTCTCTAACCGGCGCTAATGTCTCTAGCGCAAAAAACTAGAACGTGAGCTTGGTAGTAATTAATTATGGTAATGGTAATGCTTCTTGTACTCATAATGTTAATCATTAACTGTAGACGGCGTAGCTTCAATAGATTTTTTGTTTCAA encodes:
- the LOC134791884 gene encoding hemolymph lipopolysaccharide-binding protein-like, with the translated sequence MSTLMCRSVVNMKVFIIVNLCLLFLLHGTDGRKFRNDYSYYPEAAGWLKLHEVPATWNNAWLKCFREGAVLASPETENLNNTMKSLSANLQNSFAIYTGIHATFSKGDYYTIEGTPLSKINVTWAPGEPDNFGDKENCLAMFHNGTLADVDCTGIYPFLCYKKKTKLVTNACGTIDSEYALNLKTGSCYKFHRFPQNWTEAFAACSGEGGYLAIINSNEEASVIRDLYGKNPDSAMPGNFEKSMAHVGVSDWGRRGLWLTIHGETLRAAGYDKWVNGYPSAETTANLNRPCGTVFRDGLLANTKCEMVRPFICEKTPDSLEDYDYYE